A genome region from Geodermatophilus bullaregiensis includes the following:
- the ispG gene encoding flavodoxin-dependent (E)-4-hydroxy-3-methylbut-2-enyl-diphosphate synthase: MAIPVGLGMPAAPPPVLAPRRKTRQLDVGGVGVGSDHPVSVQSMTTTKTADINATLQQIAELTASGCQIVRVAVPDTDDAEALPVIARKSQIPVIADIHFQPRYVFAAIDAGCAAVRVNPGNIKKFDDKVGEIARAATGAGIPIRIGVNAGSLDKRLLAKYGRATPEALVESALWECSLFEEHDFRDIKISVKHNDPVVMVRAYELLAARCDYPLHLGVTEAGPAFQGTIKSAVAFGALLSQGIGDTIRVSLSAPPAEEVKVGNQILESLNLRQRGLEIVSCPSCGRAQVDVYKLADEVTAGLDGLEVPLRVAVMGCVVNGPGEAREADLGVASGNGKGQIFVKGQVVKTVPESQIVETLIEEAMRLAGEQTDDGVPSGPPVVSVG; the protein is encoded by the coding sequence ATGGCCATCCCCGTCGGTCTCGGCATGCCCGCGGCACCCCCGCCCGTCCTGGCCCCGCGCCGGAAGACCCGTCAGCTCGACGTCGGCGGGGTCGGGGTCGGCAGCGACCACCCCGTGAGCGTGCAGTCGATGACCACGACCAAGACCGCCGACATCAACGCGACGCTGCAGCAGATCGCCGAGCTGACCGCGTCGGGCTGCCAGATCGTGCGCGTGGCGGTCCCGGACACCGACGACGCCGAGGCGCTGCCGGTCATCGCCAGGAAGTCGCAGATCCCGGTCATCGCCGACATCCACTTCCAGCCGCGGTACGTGTTCGCGGCCATCGACGCCGGCTGCGCCGCCGTCCGGGTCAACCCCGGCAACATCAAGAAGTTCGACGACAAGGTCGGCGAGATCGCCCGGGCGGCCACGGGCGCCGGCATCCCGATCCGCATCGGCGTCAACGCCGGTTCCCTCGACAAGCGGCTGCTGGCCAAGTACGGCAGGGCCACGCCCGAGGCGCTGGTCGAGTCGGCACTGTGGGAGTGCTCGCTGTTCGAGGAGCACGACTTCCGCGACATCAAGATCTCGGTCAAGCACAACGACCCGGTGGTCATGGTCCGCGCCTACGAGCTGCTCGCCGCGCGGTGCGACTACCCGCTGCACCTCGGCGTCACCGAGGCCGGCCCGGCGTTCCAGGGCACGATCAAGTCCGCCGTGGCCTTCGGCGCGCTGCTCTCCCAGGGCATCGGCGACACGATCCGCGTCTCGCTGTCGGCCCCGCCGGCCGAGGAGGTCAAGGTCGGCAACCAGATCCTCGAGTCGCTGAACCTCAGGCAGCGCGGCCTGGAGATCGTCAGCTGCCCCTCGTGCGGCCGGGCGCAGGTCGACGTCTACAAGCTCGCCGACGAGGTCACCGCCGGGCTCGACGGGCTCGAGGTGCCGCTGCGCGTGGCCGTCATGGGCTGCGTCGTCAACGGCCCCGGCGAGGCCCGCGAGGCCGACCTGGGCGTGGCCTCCGGCAACGGCAAGGGCCAGATCTTCGTCAAGGGCCAGGTCGTCAAGACCGTGCCCGAGTCGCAGATCGTCGAGACGCTCATCGAGGAGGCCATGCGACTGGCCGGCGAGCAGACCGACGACGGCGTCCCGTCCGGCCCACCCGTCGTCAGCGTCGGCTGA
- the rlmN gene encoding 23S rRNA (adenine(2503)-C(2))-methyltransferase RlmN, with the protein MTALPLVFDAPRRGKPPRHLADLTREEARAAVAELGQPAFRADQLARHFHRGVTDPAQMTDLPAAVRETLTEALLPGLLTPVRHQSADGGRTRKTLWRLHDGALVESVLMRYPDRATVCISSQAGCGMACPFCATGQQGLTRNLSAAEITGQAVAAAAAMANGEIPGGPGRLSNVVFMGMGEPLANYPRVRQTLRSLLGQPPYGLGLSQRSVTVSTVGLVPAIRRLTEEGLAVTLAVSLHAPDDELRDTLVPINTRYAVGEVVDAADAYAARTGRRYSVEYALIRDVNDQPERADLLGRLLAGKLAHVNLIPLNPTPGSPWDASPLPAQREFVARLRAAGVPTTVRDTRGQDIDGACGQLAAADTGPRPEAHPERARDEGDGVLLGVPVVATSTPEAPVALGAEGDA; encoded by the coding sequence ATGACTGCCCTGCCCCTCGTCTTCGACGCCCCGCGCCGGGGCAAGCCGCCGCGCCACCTCGCCGACCTCACCCGCGAGGAGGCGCGCGCCGCCGTCGCCGAGCTCGGGCAGCCGGCCTTCCGCGCCGACCAGCTCGCCCGGCACTTCCACCGCGGCGTCACCGACCCGGCGCAGATGACCGACCTGCCCGCCGCGGTCCGCGAGACGCTGACCGAGGCGCTGCTGCCCGGGCTGCTCACCCCCGTCCGGCACCAGTCGGCCGACGGCGGGCGCACCCGCAAGACGCTGTGGCGGCTGCACGACGGCGCGCTGGTCGAGAGCGTGCTCATGCGCTACCCCGACCGGGCCACCGTCTGCATCTCCAGCCAGGCCGGCTGCGGCATGGCGTGCCCGTTCTGCGCCACCGGGCAGCAGGGGCTGACCCGCAACCTGTCGGCCGCGGAGATCACCGGCCAGGCGGTCGCGGCCGCGGCGGCCATGGCGAACGGGGAGATCCCCGGTGGTCCCGGCCGGCTGTCCAACGTCGTGTTCATGGGCATGGGCGAGCCGCTGGCCAACTACCCGCGCGTGCGCCAGACGCTGCGCTCGCTGCTCGGGCAGCCCCCCTACGGCCTGGGCCTCTCGCAGCGCTCGGTCACCGTCTCCACCGTCGGCCTCGTGCCGGCCATCCGCCGGCTCACCGAGGAGGGTCTGGCGGTCACGCTGGCGGTCAGCCTGCACGCCCCCGACGACGAGCTGCGCGACACGCTCGTGCCGATCAACACGCGGTACGCGGTGGGCGAGGTCGTCGACGCCGCCGACGCCTACGCCGCCCGCACCGGCCGCCGCTACTCGGTCGAGTACGCGCTCATCCGCGACGTCAACGACCAGCCGGAGCGCGCCGACCTGCTCGGCCGGCTGCTGGCCGGGAAGCTGGCGCACGTGAACCTCATCCCGCTCAACCCGACGCCGGGCAGTCCGTGGGACGCCAGCCCCCTGCCGGCGCAGCGGGAGTTCGTCGCGCGGCTGCGCGCCGCCGGCGTGCCGACGACGGTCCGCGACACCCGTGGCCAGGACATCGACGGCGCCTGCGGCCAGCTCGCCGCGGCCGACACGGGGCCCCGCCCGGAGGCCCACCCCGAGCGTGCGCGGGACGAGGGGGACGGGGTCCTCCTGGGCGTCCCCGTCGTCGCCACCTCGACGCCGGAGGCGCCCGTGGCGCTCGGCGCCGAGGGCGACGCGTGA
- a CDS encoding polyphosphate kinase 2 family protein — protein sequence MSRLDDVDLSARLSKKEGKEQLAAAQQRLVHLRLLLGGQIGSGELGPPLCVLFEGWDASGKGGAIKRLVDELDPRHVRVAQFAAPSYDEKRHHFLWRFWPVLPGWGGMAVLDRTWYGRVLVERVEGFATEEQWQRAYGEIVDLETTLAAEGTVLAKFWMHVSPEEQLRRFESRRDDPYRAWKLTDEDWRNREKREAYEVAVEEMLQRTDHEGGRWTVVPADDKRHARVAVVRTVCEAIETALAARGIDPDGLPG from the coding sequence GTGAGCCGACTCGACGACGTCGACCTGTCCGCCCGGCTGTCCAAGAAGGAGGGCAAGGAGCAGCTCGCCGCGGCGCAGCAGCGGCTGGTGCACCTGCGCCTGCTGCTCGGCGGTCAGATCGGCTCCGGGGAGCTCGGTCCGCCGCTGTGCGTGCTCTTCGAGGGCTGGGACGCCTCCGGCAAGGGCGGTGCCATCAAGCGGCTGGTCGACGAGCTCGACCCCCGGCACGTGCGGGTCGCCCAGTTCGCCGCCCCCTCCTACGACGAGAAGCGGCACCACTTCCTGTGGCGGTTCTGGCCGGTGCTGCCCGGCTGGGGCGGCATGGCCGTGCTCGACCGCACCTGGTACGGCCGCGTGCTCGTCGAGCGGGTGGAGGGCTTCGCGACCGAGGAGCAGTGGCAGCGGGCCTACGGCGAGATCGTCGACCTGGAGACGACGCTGGCGGCCGAGGGCACCGTGCTGGCCAAGTTCTGGATGCACGTCTCCCCTGAGGAGCAGCTGCGCCGCTTCGAGTCCCGCCGCGACGACCCCTACCGCGCGTGGAAGCTGACCGACGAGGACTGGCGCAACCGCGAGAAGCGGGAGGCCTACGAGGTCGCCGTCGAGGAGATGCTGCAGCGCACCGACCACGAGGGCGGGCGCTGGACCGTCGTCCCCGCCGACGACAAGCGCCACGCTCGGGTCGCCGTCGTCCGCACGGTGTGCGAGGCGATCGAGACGGCGCTGGCCGCCCGGGGGATCGACCCGGACGGGCTGCCCGGGTGA
- a CDS encoding RNA polymerase subunit sigma-70 produces the protein MTVDDDPDLAAARRGDEAAFARLVGRHRRELTAHCYRVLGSPQDAEDAVQEALLAAWRGLPGFEGRSSLRTWLYRVTTSVCLRQARRRPRLLSPDAGPPRSDVADLGEPVPGPVWLEPLPGDLVDDGDPATAYLRRESVELAYVAALQHLPATQRAVLLLREVLGYSAAEAADLLDTTPASVNSALQRARAGVGERVPPVSQQAELARLGDAGTAALVDRFVAAWERADVPALVDLLTEDVRFTMPPLPAWFSGRADVGRFLAERVFATPWRLTPAPVNASVGLLCEQFADGAWRPGSVNVLGLRDGRVAWIAGFVDPALHERFGTGSARDR, from the coding sequence GTGACCGTGGACGACGACCCGGACCTCGCCGCGGCCCGCCGCGGGGACGAGGCGGCGTTCGCCCGCCTGGTCGGCCGGCACCGCCGGGAGCTGACCGCGCACTGCTACCGGGTGCTCGGCTCGCCCCAGGACGCCGAGGACGCCGTCCAGGAGGCGCTGCTGGCCGCCTGGCGCGGCCTGCCCGGGTTCGAGGGCCGCAGCTCGCTGCGCACCTGGCTGTACCGGGTGACCACCTCCGTCTGCCTCCGCCAGGCCCGCCGCCGGCCCCGCCTGCTGTCCCCGGACGCCGGACCGCCCCGGTCGGACGTCGCCGACCTCGGCGAGCCGGTCCCCGGGCCGGTCTGGCTGGAACCGCTGCCCGGTGACCTCGTCGACGACGGGGACCCGGCCACCGCCTACCTGCGCCGCGAGAGCGTGGAGCTGGCCTACGTCGCCGCCCTGCAGCACCTGCCGGCCACCCAGCGCGCGGTCCTGCTGCTGCGCGAGGTGCTCGGGTACAGCGCGGCCGAGGCCGCGGACCTGCTCGACACCACGCCCGCCTCGGTCAACAGCGCCCTGCAGCGGGCCCGGGCCGGTGTGGGCGAGCGGGTCCCGCCGGTCAGCCAACAGGCCGAGCTGGCCCGGCTCGGGGACGCCGGCACGGCTGCGCTGGTGGACCGGTTCGTCGCCGCGTGGGAGCGCGCCGACGTCCCCGCCCTCGTGGACCTGCTCACCGAGGACGTCCGGTTCACGATGCCGCCGCTGCCGGCGTGGTTCTCCGGCCGGGCCGACGTCGGCCGGTTCCTCGCCGAGCGGGTGTTCGCCACGCCCTGGCGGCTGACACCGGCGCCGGTCAACGCCTCGGTCGGGCTGCTCTGCGAGCAGTTCGCCGACGGGGCCTGGCGTCCCGGTTCGGTGAACGTCCTGGGCCTGCGCGACGGACGCGTCGCCTGGATCGCGGGCTTCGTCGACCCCGCCCTGCACGAGCGGTTCGGGACGGGGTCCGCCCGCGACCGATGA
- the dxr gene encoding 1-deoxy-D-xylulose-5-phosphate reductoisomerase, whose amino-acid sequence MSEPREVTVLGSTGSIGRQAIAVAEQNPDRLRITALAAGGGDVARLAEQALALGVRTVAVARATAAQDLQLAFYAAASQRGWARGEYALPEILAGPRAAEELAVRPADVVLNGITGSIGLGPTLAALQAGTVVALANKESLVAGGDLVTAAAAPGQLVPVDSEHSALAQCLRGGHRSEVARLVLTASGGPFRGRRADELADVTPQQALAHPTWDMGPVVTVNSATLVNKGLELIEAHLLFDVPYADIDVVVHPQSIVHSMVTFADGATIAQASPPDMRLPIALALAWPDRLPQVQAALDWSAASTWEFAPLDEQAFPAVRLARAAGESGGVVPALYNAANEEAVAAFLAGRLRFPDVVGLVARTLDDAPDLGAPTCVDDVLAAERWARQHARAALAGGQS is encoded by the coding sequence ATGAGCGAGCCGCGCGAGGTGACCGTGCTGGGCTCGACCGGGTCGATCGGCCGGCAGGCGATCGCGGTCGCCGAGCAGAACCCCGACCGGCTGCGGATCACCGCACTGGCCGCCGGCGGCGGGGACGTCGCCCGCCTGGCGGAGCAGGCACTGGCGCTCGGTGTCCGCACGGTGGCCGTCGCCCGCGCGACGGCGGCCCAGGACCTGCAGCTGGCCTTCTACGCCGCGGCCTCGCAGCGCGGCTGGGCGCGGGGCGAGTACGCGCTGCCGGAGATCCTCGCCGGCCCGCGGGCGGCCGAGGAGCTGGCCGTCCGCCCCGCCGACGTCGTCCTCAACGGCATCACCGGCTCCATCGGGCTGGGGCCGACCCTGGCGGCCCTGCAGGCGGGCACCGTGGTGGCGCTGGCCAACAAGGAGTCGCTCGTCGCCGGCGGCGACCTGGTCACCGCCGCGGCCGCGCCCGGTCAGCTCGTGCCGGTGGACTCCGAGCACTCCGCGCTGGCCCAGTGCCTGCGCGGCGGGCACAGGAGCGAGGTGGCCCGGCTGGTGCTCACCGCCAGCGGCGGCCCCTTCCGCGGGCGCCGCGCCGACGAGCTGGCCGACGTCACTCCTCAGCAGGCGCTGGCGCACCCGACCTGGGACATGGGCCCGGTCGTCACCGTCAACTCCGCCACCCTGGTGAACAAGGGCCTGGAGCTGATCGAGGCGCACCTGCTCTTCGACGTGCCCTACGCCGACATCGACGTGGTCGTGCACCCGCAGTCGATCGTGCACTCGATGGTGACCTTCGCCGACGGCGCCACCATCGCCCAGGCCAGCCCGCCGGACATGCGGCTGCCCATCGCGCTGGCGCTGGCCTGGCCCGACCGGCTGCCGCAGGTGCAGGCGGCGCTGGACTGGTCGGCGGCGAGCACCTGGGAGTTCGCGCCGCTGGACGAGCAGGCGTTCCCGGCGGTCCGGCTCGCCCGGGCGGCCGGGGAGTCCGGCGGCGTCGTCCCGGCGCTGTACAACGCGGCCAACGAGGAGGCGGTCGCGGCGTTCCTGGCGGGTCGGCTGCGTTTCCCGGACGTCGTGGGTCTCGTCGCGCGTACGCTCGACGACGCGCCGGACCTCGGCGCCCCCACCTGCGTGGACGACGTGCTGGCCGCTGAGCGCTGGGCCCGGCAGCACGCCCGCGCCGCCCTCGCCGGAGGCCAGAGCTGA
- a CDS encoding TrmH family RNA methyltransferase yields the protein MTEVERPPAPPDGVGVGPWVGPWPEDPRYDPELLTHGDRRNVVDRYRYWTVEAIVADLDPRRHAFHVAIENWRHDLNIGTVVRTANAFLAAEVHVVGRKRWNRRGAMVTDRYLSVRHHPDADALGAWARAAGLPVLAVDNLPGARPLETAVLPRGCVLLFGQEGSGLSAQARSLADDVLSIAQYGSTRSINAGVAAGIAMHAWIRQHAEPV from the coding sequence GTGACGGAGGTGGAGAGGCCGCCCGCGCCGCCCGACGGCGTCGGCGTGGGCCCGTGGGTGGGGCCGTGGCCCGAGGACCCCCGGTACGACCCCGAACTGCTCACGCACGGCGACCGGCGCAACGTCGTCGACCGGTACCGCTACTGGACCGTCGAGGCGATCGTGGCCGACCTCGACCCGCGGCGGCACGCCTTCCACGTCGCCATCGAGAACTGGCGGCACGACCTGAACATCGGCACGGTCGTGCGCACCGCCAACGCCTTCCTCGCCGCCGAGGTGCACGTGGTCGGCCGCAAGCGCTGGAACCGCCGCGGCGCGATGGTCACCGACCGGTACCTCTCCGTGCGCCACCACCCCGACGCCGACGCGCTCGGCGCGTGGGCGCGCGCCGCGGGGCTGCCGGTGCTGGCCGTCGACAACCTGCCCGGCGCCCGCCCGCTGGAGACCGCGGTGCTCCCCCGCGGCTGCGTGCTGCTCTTCGGCCAGGAGGGCAGCGGCCTGTCGGCGCAGGCGCGGTCGCTGGCCGACGACGTGCTGTCGATCGCGCAGTACGGCTCCACCCGCTCGATCAACGCCGGCGTGGCCGCGGGCATCGCCATGCACGCGTGGATCCGGCAGCACGCGGAGCCGGTGTGA
- a CDS encoding DUF2631 domain-containing protein translates to MSEQHRARIAQDNPATTRVNQPGREEAVVRAGEHPIEHERPEDWGWHGRAGKWGQVAGWLGVLSLLSYVWGNHEGRMEDLWLFGLAAALVVLLLWDLRRKRTAWRP, encoded by the coding sequence GTGAGCGAGCAGCACCGCGCCCGGATCGCCCAGGACAACCCCGCCACCACGCGGGTCAACCAGCCGGGCCGCGAGGAGGCCGTGGTCCGCGCCGGTGAGCACCCGATCGAGCACGAGCGCCCCGAGGACTGGGGCTGGCACGGCCGCGCCGGCAAGTGGGGCCAGGTCGCCGGCTGGCTCGGCGTGCTGTCGCTGCTGTCCTACGTGTGGGGCAACCACGAGGGCCGCATGGAGGACCTCTGGCTGTTCGGCCTGGCCGCGGCCCTGGTCGTCCTGCTGCTGTGGGACCTCCGCCGCAAGCGGACCGCCTGGCGCCCCTGA
- a CDS encoding M50 family metallopeptidase yields the protein MGPAARPRRPRRRPELSTLLTVLGIAAFFVGLLASIAFHEAGHFWWARKFGMRVPQFMVGFGPTLFSRRRGETEYGVKAIPLGGYIRIVGMIPPAEENESTRATRMRRFIAEVRGQALDDVLPTDGDRVFYRKPWWQRVVVMFAGPFHNLVLAVLFFTITLTAIGTNVITTQLDTVPACVVPAGAESIAVADEQDRDVCGIPIVTSGADAGQVCEEGTPGCARPAPSPAARAGLQPGDTIVAIDGQQVDPTAYDSWTAVQQAIRGSAGEPLALTVERDGDRRELTVTPIENVVADDDGEGTVTAGYLGVSPVFGFARQSASDLPGYFGMVVSQSVQRLIEIPERVPQLFRAAFLGEERDVNGPIGVVGVGRISGEVFAIQEFSGAEKLSFFLSLLASVNLVLFLFNLVPIYPLDGGHVAGALYEKARSVVARWRGRPDPGPFDIARLMPVAYLVAGLFIALSGLLLIADVVNPITLQ from the coding sequence CTGGGCCCGGCAGCACGCCCGCGCCGCCCTCGCCGGAGGCCAGAGCTGAGCACCCTCCTGACGGTCCTCGGGATCGCCGCCTTCTTCGTCGGGCTGCTGGCCTCGATCGCCTTCCACGAGGCCGGGCACTTCTGGTGGGCGCGGAAGTTCGGCATGCGGGTGCCGCAGTTCATGGTCGGCTTCGGGCCCACGCTGTTCTCCCGGCGCCGCGGCGAGACCGAGTACGGCGTCAAGGCCATCCCGCTCGGCGGCTACATCCGCATCGTCGGCATGATCCCCCCGGCCGAGGAGAACGAGAGCACGCGCGCCACCCGCATGCGCCGGTTCATCGCCGAGGTGCGCGGCCAGGCCCTCGACGACGTGCTGCCCACCGACGGCGACCGGGTGTTCTACAGGAAGCCCTGGTGGCAGCGGGTCGTGGTCATGTTCGCGGGGCCGTTCCACAACCTCGTGCTCGCGGTGCTGTTCTTCACCATCACGCTCACGGCCATCGGCACCAACGTCATCACCACCCAGCTCGACACCGTGCCGGCCTGCGTCGTCCCCGCCGGCGCGGAGAGCATCGCCGTCGCCGACGAGCAGGACCGCGACGTGTGCGGCATCCCGATCGTCACCAGCGGCGCCGACGCCGGTCAGGTCTGCGAGGAGGGCACCCCCGGGTGCGCGCGGCCGGCGCCCAGCCCCGCCGCGCGGGCCGGCCTGCAGCCCGGCGACACGATCGTGGCGATCGACGGGCAGCAGGTCGACCCCACCGCCTACGACAGCTGGACGGCGGTGCAGCAGGCCATCCGCGGGTCCGCGGGCGAGCCCCTGGCGCTGACCGTCGAGCGCGACGGCGACCGCCGGGAGCTCACCGTCACCCCGATCGAGAACGTCGTCGCCGACGACGACGGCGAGGGCACCGTGACCGCCGGCTACCTCGGCGTCAGCCCCGTGTTCGGTTTCGCCCGCCAGTCGGCCTCGGACCTGCCCGGCTACTTCGGGATGGTCGTGTCGCAGTCGGTGCAGCGGCTGATCGAGATCCCCGAGCGGGTCCCGCAGCTGTTCCGCGCGGCCTTCCTCGGCGAGGAGCGCGACGTCAACGGCCCGATCGGCGTCGTCGGGGTGGGGCGGATCTCCGGTGAGGTGTTCGCCATCCAGGAGTTCAGCGGCGCGGAGAAGCTCAGCTTCTTCCTCAGCCTGCTGGCCAGCGTCAACCTGGTGCTGTTCCTGTTCAACCTCGTGCCCATCTACCCGCTCGACGGCGGGCACGTGGCCGGGGCCCTGTACGAGAAGGCCCGCTCGGTGGTCGCCCGCTGGCGCGGCCGCCCCGACCCCGGCCCGTTCGACATCGCCCGGCTGATGCCGGTCGCCTACCTGGTGGCGGGGCTGTTCATCGCCCTGTCCGGGCTGCTGCTGATCGCCGACGTGGTCAACCCGATCACACTGCAGTAG
- a CDS encoding dihydrofolate reductase family protein gives MSAVVVSTLVSLDGYVAGPGGDISSLPLDASFDALNLERLRAAGTLLMGATTYRQMVGWWPAVAADPTVSPAVALDPSAADLHRETGQRNAALPKVVVSDSLTPADTGPWADTTTIVRRADAHAAVAALRAGAGGDVLVFGSRTLWGDLLAAGLVDELFLLVGPVVLGAGLRAFPDGVPAHLRLREASRRPGSDNVLLSYAVGSGDARSS, from the coding sequence GTGAGCGCAGTCGTCGTCAGCACCCTCGTGTCCCTGGACGGGTACGTCGCCGGCCCCGGCGGCGACATCTCCAGCCTGCCCCTGGACGCCTCCTTCGACGCCCTGAACCTGGAGCGGCTGCGTGCCGCGGGCACCCTGCTGATGGGCGCCACCACCTACCGCCAGATGGTCGGCTGGTGGCCGGCCGTCGCCGCGGACCCGACGGTGTCCCCCGCGGTGGCGCTCGACCCGTCGGCCGCCGACCTGCACCGCGAGACCGGGCAGCGCAACGCCGCGCTGCCGAAGGTGGTCGTCTCCGACTCCCTGACCCCGGCCGACACCGGGCCCTGGGCGGACACCACGACGATCGTCCGCCGGGCCGACGCGCACGCCGCTGTGGCCGCGCTGCGCGCCGGGGCCGGCGGGGACGTGCTCGTCTTCGGCAGCCGGACGCTGTGGGGCGACCTGCTCGCCGCCGGCCTGGTCGACGAGCTGTTCCTCCTGGTGGGCCCCGTCGTCCTCGGCGCGGGCCTGCGCGCCTTCCCGGACGGCGTCCCGGCGCACCTGCGGCTGCGCGAGGCGTCCCGGCGTCCCGGCTCGGACAACGTCCTGCTGTCCTACGCCGTCGGCAGCGGGGACGCCCGGTCGAGCTGA
- a CDS encoding VIT1/CCC1 transporter family protein, producing MTSRTDRIPADGVPADDEPAALHEHHHADVSGGWLRAAVFGAMDGLVTNTALVAGVGGGGAAPRTIVLSGVAGLVAGAISMALGEYTSVKTQNEQLDLEVAKERRELEHHPEEELAELVAMLRVRGVEEGLAREVAVQLSRDPEVALRLHIVAELGLSPEEKPSPRTAAVSSFLTFSLGAVLPLLPYLFGLSVLWVALLCGGIGLVAAGALSSRFTAQPWWYAGLRQLLFGAVAAGATYAIGAAIGVTAA from the coding sequence GTGACGTCCCGGACCGACCGGATCCCCGCCGACGGCGTCCCCGCGGACGACGAGCCGGCCGCCCTGCACGAGCACCACCACGCCGACGTCTCCGGCGGCTGGCTGCGCGCGGCCGTCTTCGGCGCCATGGACGGGCTGGTCACCAACACCGCCCTGGTGGCCGGCGTCGGCGGCGGGGGAGCGGCCCCGCGCACGATCGTGCTCTCCGGCGTCGCCGGCCTGGTCGCCGGCGCGATCTCGATGGCGCTCGGCGAGTACACGTCGGTGAAGACGCAGAACGAGCAGCTCGACCTCGAGGTGGCCAAGGAGCGGCGCGAGCTCGAGCACCACCCCGAGGAGGAGCTGGCCGAGCTGGTCGCGATGCTGCGCGTGCGCGGCGTCGAGGAGGGGCTGGCCCGCGAGGTCGCCGTCCAGCTCTCCCGCGACCCGGAGGTCGCGCTGCGGCTGCACATCGTGGCCGAGCTGGGTCTCAGCCCGGAGGAGAAGCCCTCACCGCGGACGGCGGCGGTGTCGTCGTTCCTGACCTTCTCGCTGGGCGCCGTGCTCCCGCTGCTGCCCTACCTGTTCGGGCTGTCGGTGCTGTGGGTGGCGCTGTTGTGCGGCGGGATCGGCCTGGTGGCGGCCGGCGCGCTGTCGTCGCGCTTCACCGCGCAGCCGTGGTGGTACGCCGGCCTGCGCCAGCTGTTGTTCGGGGCGGTCGCGGCAGGCGCGACCTACGCGATCGGCGCCGCCATCGGGGTCACCGCCGCCTGA